In the Leptolyngbya sp. FACHB-261 genome, TCTTGAGGTCAGTTTTGGAGTCGACGGACACTCCCAGCTCAGTCAAATTCAAGGCATAACCAGCCACCACTAGATAAACCTGAGCAGCAACCCGTCCCACACAACGGCTCAGCTCTCCCAGCCGGTCCCGAAAGCGACGGCCCAGCTCATAGGCGGGCACTATCCCCCAACCAGTTTCCTCTGCTACCAGAATCACCGTTGCCGGACTGGCAGCCAATGCCGCTACCAACTCATCACGGGTCTGCTGCCAAACCAGTTCATCTTCGTCCAAACGATTAGCCAACCAGGTGCCAAGGGAATCGACCAGCCAGCAGGTTTGGGGCTGGGCTGAGCGCAGCAGTTCGGCAAGGTCATGGGGAGACTCTAGAGTTTGCCAATGGGGCGGTCGCCGCTGGCGATGCTGCTCTAGACGCGCAGTCCACTCTGGGTCACTGGGGTCAGCTTTAGCCGTAGCAACATAGATGACAGGCTGTCGATTCTGCTTAGCCCAATGCTCCGCTAGGCGCTCAGCCCACTCACTTTTGCCCGAGCGAGTCGGTCCCGTGACCAGGATGCAGTTCAATGCTTCTTAACTCCTTGCTTTGCAAGTTTCGTATTCCTTCTGCAAATCTGGGTACATTTAATCAAGGATCTAGACAGTGAAATCCCTGATTTTTCATCTTGCTCTAGAAAAGAGCAGAGCCCCGAGAACTCACTCAGGCAATCCAAGCTCAGAAAACTAAAGGATGGCGACGGCAGGTGCTGATCCGAAACCGATCCAGGCAACACGGACTGAAGCGCATTGAAGTAACTCTTCAACAGCTCGAGGTACGCGAGATCCTCGGGGATTCCTCAGAGCCACCCCTGCGCTCTGCTGCCGTTGAGGAACCTGCCATTGAAGGAGCGGCGCCTACTGAGGCGATGCTGGCTGAAGTAGCGCTGGTTACAGAGCTGCCCCTGTCGGCCATTGCCACGGCCATTCCCAGCTTCGTCCCTCAGTCTCAACCGACGATTGCACCCATGCATCTGCAGGACAGCCCTGAGGCCCCTCTGCTGCCTCGCACGTCCTTAGGATCCCTAGCTAAGCGCTCCCGGAATTCCACCAATCCTCTGCTCGCCGCCAGCTTGATCGAGACACTGCGAGGTCGCGTACTGGCTTGGCAGGCGGAATTAACTCAGCTTGCGCAGCAGGCCCACGCTTTACACAATGAAGGCCCACTCCTTGATGGTTGGCTAGAATCCTACGAACTGCCAGGGGTGCGGGTAACGGAGCCTCAACTCCAGTCAGATACAAGACCCGGCTGGCAGCAACGCTACCGGTTGCGTGGCATTGATGAACAGGGCAGAAATTGGTGCCGAGATTGCCCTCCGGATCAAGTGCCATCTGCGAGTCTGGCTATTGCCCGTGCGCAGAAGCTACGGCACCTGCTAAGCCGTCAGCACGAACTCGAAGACCGCTTAGCAAACCTAGCCGAGGAATTGATCACCCTGCTAGCGCAGACGAGCCAGTAGGATCAGCCAGCTAGGACGGGCCAGAGGGCTGTTTGCTGGGGATAAACCACACGTAAATCCTAGGGACAAACCCGAGAGGTATTGGGCAGAGCTACGGGCTGGCATAAGCTTAGAGCATGGCTCGCTCCCAACTAAAGCAACTTGCATCCTATCTGGCTCCTCACCGGCGTCAGCTTCTTTTGGGCACCGGTGCCCTTTTAATCGTCAACATTATTGGCGTTTACGTTCCCTGGCTGATCAAGGAGAGCGTTGACACCCTAGAAGTTGCACAAAATGCCGAGACACTCCTGCATCCGGTTTTGCTGGTTCTGGGGCTAGCTTGTCTGATGTGGGTGATCCGTATGGCCTCCCGCATCTGGCTGTTCGGCATGGGACGGCAGGTAGAATTCGATCTCAAGCAGAAGATCTTTAATCACCTGCTGACCATGGAACCGGCCTATTTCACCGCTTCCTCGGCTGGAGATCTGATCAACCGCGCTACCAGTGATGTTGACAATATTCGGCGGCTGTTGGGCTTTGCCGTCTTGAGCTTAATCAATACCGTCTTTGCCTACGTCCTGACGCTGCCGCTGATGCTAGCGATTGACGTGCCACTGACCTTGCTGACGCTCATGATCTATCCAGTCATGTTTTTGCTGGTGTTTCTGTTTGGCGATCGCTTGCGGACTCAGCAGTTAGAGGTGCAGCAGGAACTCTCAGACCTCAGCGACTTGATTCAGCAGGATGTGAGCGGCATTGCGCTGGTCAAGGTCTACGCGCAAGAGCTGAATGAGCGTCGTGCCTTTGCTGAGCGCAATGTACGCCTGCTCGACGCGAACCTTAAGCTAGCCAAAACGCGCAACATTCTGTTTCCGATTCTGATCGGTTTGGCGAGTGTCAGCCTGTTGATTCTGCTGTGGGTGGGTGGGCGCAAAATTGCCGATGGCAGCCTGACTATCGGTGATTTCATTGCGCTGCTGCTCTATGTTGAGCGACTGGTCTTCCCAACCGCATTGCTAGGGTTCACGATTACGGCTTATCAGCGGGGTCAGGTCAGCATCGACCGGGTGGAGGCTATTCTCTCGGTGCGGTCTCAGATTCACGACCGACCTGGAGTCATTAGCCTGCCACCTGAGCGAGTGCGCGGACGGATTGAGGCCCGAGATCTCACCTTCTACTATCCTGGCAACGACTATCCAGCCCTAGATCGGGTCAACTTCACGATTGAGGCCGGAGAAACGGTAGCGATTGTGGGACCAATTGGTTCTGGCAAGTCAACCCTGGCTAATGCTCTGCCCCGGCTGCTCAACATCGCACCCCAACAGCTGTTTCTAGACGGGCAGGACATTACAACGCTGCGTATTCACGACCTGCGCGGCGCCATCGCCTATGTGCCACAGGATAGCTTCCTGTTCAGCACGGTTATGCGCAACAACATTCGTTACGGCGAGCCAGATGCTGACCAGGGCGCAGTCGAAATCGCCGCTAAACAGTCCCGCATCCACGACGAAGTGCTGACCTTCCCCAAGGGTTACGACACCCTGGTGGGCGAACGCGGGATTACGCTTTCGGGAGGCCAACGGCAGCGAACGGCGCTAGGGCGAGCGCTGCTCATCGAGGCACCGGTTTTGGTCCTTGATGATGCGCTCTCCAGTGTAGATAACCAAACTGCCACCCAAATTTTGGCGAACCTGTCGGCTTACGGTTTTGGCCGGGGTGGTTCCAGCCAACGCAAAACCGTGATTTTTATCTCGCACCAGTTGACGGCAGCAGCTACGGCTGATCGCATTTTTGTAATGGATCAAGGCCGCATGGTGCAGAGTGGCACTCACGCCAGTTTGCTCCAGCAATCGGGCTTGTATCGCAAACTTTGGAACCAACAAAAGCTCGAAGAAGTATTGCAGTAAAGCCTTGCAATAAATGGGGTATCAAGTAGGGCTTTCCAGATAACTACGGGCGGTTATCTGGACAGGAAAACAACGAGGATTCTTGACACGATTATAAGTATCTAGAGGATCCGATTATGAAGTTCTCGATCCAAGCTCTGTACGATTGGTATCGCCAAGGCATTCGCAATCCCAAAACCCGTCTTTGGTTCATTGCTGGCACGTTGCTCTACTTGGTTAGCCCCTTAGATTTCTTGCCAGATATCTTCCCGATTGTGGGCCAGCTAGACGATGTGGCGCTGCTAGGCCTGCTGGCAACTGAGGTCACGACTCTGATCCTGGATAGCTATCGCAATCGCAGACCCGAGCGCAGTGTCGATGTACAGACTCCCACAGCTGATGCTGTCGACGTGGATGCCGTGCCTGTTGATGCCGTGACAATGGACCGCTAAACTTACGTCAAGTTTGCAACTTTAGCCATCCGTTTTTGACCGCGTAAATGCTGTGTCTATCCCCTAAAAACCCCGCTTGGGCCAACGACCAGGCGGGGATCGTTTTGTGTTAACCTGAGATTCCTGTTTCGAGCCGAAACTCGTTGACAAAGCGAAACAGTTGACAAAGTTAAACATAGGTTCATTGCAGTAGGGAGTTGTGACGATGGAGCATCTGGAGCAATTTCGACAGATGGCACGCTCA is a window encoding:
- the cobU gene encoding bifunctional adenosylcobinamide kinase/adenosylcobinamide-phosphate guanylyltransferase; its protein translation is MNCILVTGPTRSGKSEWAERLAEHWAKQNRQPVIYVATAKADPSDPEWTARLEQHRQRRPPHWQTLESPHDLAELLRSAQPQTCWLVDSLGTWLANRLDEDELVWQQTRDELVAALAASPATVILVAEETGWGIVPAYELGRRFRDRLGELSRCVGRVAAQVYLVVAGYALNLTELGVSVDSKTDLKN
- a CDS encoding ABC transporter ATP-binding protein → MARSQLKQLASYLAPHRRQLLLGTGALLIVNIIGVYVPWLIKESVDTLEVAQNAETLLHPVLLVLGLACLMWVIRMASRIWLFGMGRQVEFDLKQKIFNHLLTMEPAYFTASSAGDLINRATSDVDNIRRLLGFAVLSLINTVFAYVLTLPLMLAIDVPLTLLTLMIYPVMFLLVFLFGDRLRTQQLEVQQELSDLSDLIQQDVSGIALVKVYAQELNERRAFAERNVRLLDANLKLAKTRNILFPILIGLASVSLLILLWVGGRKIADGSLTIGDFIALLLYVERLVFPTALLGFTITAYQRGQVSIDRVEAILSVRSQIHDRPGVISLPPERVRGRIEARDLTFYYPGNDYPALDRVNFTIEAGETVAIVGPIGSGKSTLANALPRLLNIAPQQLFLDGQDITTLRIHDLRGAIAYVPQDSFLFSTVMRNNIRYGEPDADQGAVEIAAKQSRIHDEVLTFPKGYDTLVGERGITLSGGQRQRTALGRALLIEAPVLVLDDALSSVDNQTATQILANLSAYGFGRGGSSQRKTVIFISHQLTAAATADRIFVMDQGRMVQSGTHASLLQQSGLYRKLWNQQKLEEVLQ
- a CDS encoding YkvA family protein; the protein is MKFSIQALYDWYRQGIRNPKTRLWFIAGTLLYLVSPLDFLPDIFPIVGQLDDVALLGLLATEVTTLILDSYRNRRPERSVDVQTPTADAVDVDAVPVDAVTMDR